One Nicotiana tomentosiformis chromosome 4, ASM39032v3, whole genome shotgun sequence genomic window carries:
- the LOC138910123 gene encoding protein MAIN-LIKE 1-like encodes MDFYRIVEIGPLQLDWSLTTTLIEQWEPETHTFHLSIGDATITLQDVEHLYGLPVDENPVALLNAIREYTGLQYLEMLQRLTGFQPPDETVFIGASRLQLMPVRQHLEAMRADITDDAPELHIHRYTRLLMFLMFGGFLFPNTSGNLVSLRFLHHLERLDDLHYYSWGAAVIGYLYMQMCRASMGTQLDVAGFLPLLQVKT; translated from the coding sequence ATGGATTTTTATAGGATTGTGGAGATCGGCCCGCTGCAGCTGGATTGGTCGTTGACCACAACCCTGATAGAGCAGTGGGaaccggagacgcacacatttCATTTGTCCATTGGCGACGCCACTATCACGCTTCAGGACGTGGAGCACCTGTATGGGCTGCCCGTTGATGAAAACCCTGTTGCTTTGTTGAATGCCATCAGAGAGTATACGGGTTTGCAGTATCTGGAGATGCTGCAGCGGCTCACCGGTTTTCAGCCACCGGATGAGACTGTATTTATTGGGGCTAGTCGTCTGCAGTTAATGCCCGTCCGGCAGCATCTGGAGGCAATGCGCGCTGATATCACAGATGATGCACCGGAGCTTCATATTCACCGGTACACGAGGTTGTTGATGTTCCTTATGTTTGGAGGGtttttgttcccgaacacttcggggaacctagtcagcttgagatttcttcatcatcttgagcggctagatgatttacattATTACAGCTGGGGTGCTGCTGTTATCGGTTACTTGTATATGCAGATGTgtcgggcgagcatgggcacccagctAGATGTTGCAGGATTTTTGCCGCTGctacaggtgaaaacatag